One genomic window of Aethina tumida isolate Nest 87 chromosome 3, icAetTumi1.1, whole genome shotgun sequence includes the following:
- the LOC109600379 gene encoding leucine carboxyl methyltransferase 1: MGDEPVMATNDDASECKRGAVQLGYWEDKYISFFVKQIEKKAPEINRGYYARVKGVETLVQKFLSKSGSCAQIINFGAGFDTLYWKLKDEGIHISNYVDVDFPSVTARKCYSIKRNKQLLDKIHEQDGEVRLSSTDLHAGNYHCIGADLRNLSQVETKLNQAEINFSSPTLFIAECVLVYIENDCVNRLLSWIASKFRSAMFINYEMCNINDTFGDVMLGNLKARGCNLAGISSCKNLDTQKARFLNNNWLGANAWDMVRVYYDLSPVERNRIERIEFLDEQELLIQLFQHYCICVGWLTPEFADVNCVGGY; encoded by the coding sequence ATGGGGGACGAACCGGTTATGGCCACGAACGACGACGCCAGCGAATGCAAGCGGGGCGCCGTCCAGTTGGGTTACTGGGAGGACAAGTACATCTCCTTTTTCGTGAAGCAAATCGAGAAAAAGGCCCCAGAAATCAACAGAGGTTATTATGCCAGAGTCAAGGGTGTCGAAACACTTGTGCAGAAGTTCCTCAGCAAGTCCGGTTCATGTGCACAGATTATCAATTTCGGCGCCGGATTCGACACACTTTATTGGAAACTAAAGGACGAAGGTATACACATATCTAATTACGTAGATGTAGACTTCCCAAGTGTCACAGCAAGAAAATGTTACTCAATcaaacgaaacaaacagctattGGACAAAATCCATGAACAAGATGGTGAAGTGAGATTAAGTTCCACCGATTTGCATGCAGGAAACTACCACTGCATTGGGGCAGATTTGAGAAATCTTTCACAAGTTGAAACCAAGTTGAATCAggctgaaattaatttctccAGCCCCACATTGTTCATAGCTGAGTGCGTTTTAGTGTATATCGAAAATGATTGTGTTAACAGACTGCTGTCATGGATAGCTTCCAAATTTAGGTCAGCCATgttcataaattatgaaatgtgTAATATTAATGACACTTTTGGTGATGTTATGCTTGGAAATTTGAAAGCCAGAGGTTGCAACTTGGCTGGAATTTCCAGTTGCAAGAATTTAGATACACAGAAGGCAAGATTCTTAAATAACAACTGGTTGGGGGCCAACGCCTGGGACATGGTACGCGTCTATTATGATTTGTCCCCTGTAGAAAGAAACCGGATAGAAAGAATAGAATTCTTGGATGAGcaagaattattaattcagttgtttcagCATTATTGCATTTGTGTTGGATGGTTAACTCCAGAATTTGCGGATGTTAACTGTGTAGGGGGATATTAA